A region of Paenibacillus sp. JNUCC-31 DNA encodes the following proteins:
- a CDS encoding heme-degrading domain-containing protein, giving the protein MTEKLKEMQQEEKDLIFQTFDAEMALTLGLHLVEEAKLRSKAVTLDITVKGHRLFLHAMEGTHPDNEDWIRRKNNVVNHFSSSSWHTALRLRSENKTLEHDFNLPSSDYVLAGGAFPLIVEDEGLIGTITVSGLPDEEDHDLVTSGIRSFLLQQG; this is encoded by the coding sequence ATGACAGAAAAATTAAAGGAAATGCAGCAGGAAGAAAAGGACTTGATATTTCAGACATTCGATGCTGAAATGGCGCTCACACTCGGACTACATTTGGTCGAGGAAGCGAAACTTCGTTCCAAGGCGGTTACCCTGGATATCACCGTCAAGGGACATCGTCTTTTTTTGCATGCCATGGAAGGGACTCATCCCGACAACGAAGACTGGATTCGACGCAAGAACAACGTTGTGAATCACTTTTCCTCCAGCTCTTGGCACACAGCCCTTCGATTGAGAAGCGAGAATAAAACGCTTGAACATGATTTTAACCTGCCTTCCTCGGACTATGTGCTGGCTGGTGGTGCTTTTCCACTGATTGTGGAGGATGAGGGGCTAATCGGCACCATTACCGTATCCGGCCTGCCAGATGAGGAAGACCATGATCTGGTCACCTCCGGAATTCGCTCTTTTTTACTGCAGCAAGGCTAG
- a CDS encoding nucleoside hydrolase codes for MRKVIIDTDTAGDDTIAILTALHHFQVEGITITGGNVQFDQEVENALYTVQVAGHGGKVPVYKGCERPLMAYGKSQHRTVEDVHGDDGMGGAHFPKADQRPEAGHAVDFIIEKVHAQPGEISLLAIAPLTNIAMAIQKDPTIIPEIAHLYIMGGTNNALGNITPAAEYNFYVDPEAAKIVLHAGIPITMVGWEMCTQYSVMDDDDHAEIAALGTSGADFFTAINKVVMQFNKSVHKLNGTTHPDTLLMAVAADESLMTQSGQYYVDVEAAGELTRGYSVVDINGRLGKEPNVRVCEAIDRPKFKSMLLDVLSAIQ; via the coding sequence ATGAGAAAAGTCATCATCGATACAGATACAGCTGGAGACGATACGATTGCGATTCTGACGGCACTGCACCATTTCCAGGTGGAGGGCATTACAATTACAGGCGGAAACGTACAGTTTGACCAAGAGGTTGAAAACGCCCTGTACACCGTACAGGTTGCTGGACATGGCGGCAAGGTGCCTGTATACAAAGGGTGCGAACGTCCGTTAATGGCCTACGGAAAGTCCCAACACCGCACGGTGGAAGACGTACATGGTGATGACGGTATGGGTGGAGCCCACTTCCCGAAGGCAGACCAGCGTCCCGAGGCAGGGCATGCGGTTGATTTTATCATTGAAAAGGTCCACGCACAGCCTGGCGAGATCTCGCTTCTGGCCATTGCACCCCTGACCAACATTGCGATGGCCATTCAGAAGGACCCAACCATTATTCCGGAGATCGCTCACCTCTACATCATGGGCGGAACGAATAATGCACTGGGCAATATTACGCCAGCCGCAGAGTACAATTTCTATGTGGACCCGGAAGCAGCCAAAATTGTATTGCACGCGGGCATTCCGATCACCATGGTAGGCTGGGAGATGTGTACCCAATACTCCGTTATGGATGATGACGATCATGCAGAGATTGCAGCTCTCGGCACATCGGGCGCTGATTTCTTCACCGCCATCAACAAAGTGGTTATGCAGTTCAACAAATCGGTACATAAACTGAATGGCACCACTCACCCGGACACCTTGTTAATGGCTGTTGCCGCAGATGAGTCGCTCATGACCCAATCCGGTCAGTATTATGTGGATGTGGAAGCAGCAGGAGAATTAACGCGCGGATACAGCGTTGTGGATATCAACGGACGTCTCGGCAAAGAGCCAAACGTACGTGTCTGCGAGGCCATTGACCGGCCGAAGTTCAAGTCCATGCTGCTGGATGTGCTTTCAGCTATCCAATAG
- a CDS encoding DUF350 domain-containing protein codes for MDNLGLNLLNVAIGIGILLVVLVCGYFAFSQLTRYNDSEEIAKGNEAAGMYMGSKLLGLCIIVGMVSFSTHSWLDMLLWSAMGIIILCLVYIIFDFLTPKMRVCDEIARGNMAVAQLLRSIIIGVSIVIGTFLM; via the coding sequence ATGGACAATTTGGGATTGAATCTGCTGAATGTAGCGATAGGTATTGGCATTCTGCTGGTTGTATTGGTGTGTGGGTATTTTGCTTTTAGCCAGTTGACCCGGTATAACGATAGTGAGGAAATTGCGAAAGGCAACGAGGCAGCGGGTATGTATATGGGCAGTAAATTGCTGGGACTGTGTATCATTGTGGGCATGGTGTCCTTCTCCACACATTCGTGGCTGGATATGCTGCTGTGGTCAGCGATGGGGATCATTATTTTGTGTCTGGTCTATATTATATTTGACTTCCTGACGCCAAAAATGCGGGTATGTGACGAAATCGCACGAGGCAATATGGCGGTTGCACAGCTGCTGCGTTCCATTATCATCGGCGTTTCCATCGTCATCGGTACGTTTTTGATGTAA
- a CDS encoding glutathionylspermidine synthase family protein codes for MRHVYQLPFSHEEVFRGETGQQVPYHRMYGKQYAVPALTVYTPAEMRELRTAVEAVDGIYCKVMRFIQQYMPDSFLEHQLGIHPGLIPAARMEMVTGGITRQDWIIGEAGIKCIENNTDTPTGIPEAAALEGILVGMAGEEAFTAPSAEMDGCLRECFHSWLDAYAQQGLKGPVTFTSFGEHVEDRTNTEYLMKRCQEAGFETFYAPLEELEIIPGEALYHQGREINLLYRLYPLEYLIDDRDETTGVDIGAALLGLVQDGRLGLMNPAQHVLMQSKGFMAAIWSLYERNEQTPEYCGFRLFNDAELAAISRYLLPTYFEAGPFELSAMPYVAKSYWGREGRGTSLLGEESVHNAGQTDVSNQLDVHIKSNITAEMHEDEEIAAYYNNQPKIYQQLVPMEQAVIQTEDGEYSGYLLTGVFVIGGRFAGVLPRIGEKVTGDMAYYCAAVVNERMEDEEEK; via the coding sequence ATGAGGCATGTTTACCAACTGCCGTTCAGTCATGAAGAAGTATTTAGGGGCGAAACAGGGCAACAGGTTCCCTATCACCGAATGTATGGCAAGCAATATGCTGTGCCTGCATTAACGGTTTATACTCCTGCAGAGATGCGGGAACTGCGTACAGCAGTTGAGGCTGTAGACGGGATTTATTGCAAAGTCATGCGTTTTATCCAGCAGTACATGCCCGACTCCTTTCTGGAGCACCAGTTGGGTATACATCCAGGCCTTATTCCAGCGGCACGTATGGAGATGGTGACAGGGGGAATCACTCGGCAGGACTGGATTATTGGGGAAGCCGGGATTAAATGTATTGAAAATAACACGGATACCCCAACGGGGATTCCGGAAGCGGCTGCGCTGGAAGGCATACTTGTGGGCATGGCCGGGGAAGAAGCATTCACTGCGCCGTCTGCCGAGATGGATGGGTGTCTCCGGGAATGCTTTCACAGCTGGTTGGACGCCTATGCTCAACAGGGATTAAAGGGACCGGTGACATTTACGTCATTTGGTGAACATGTGGAGGATCGGACCAATACAGAGTACCTGATGAAACGGTGTCAGGAAGCGGGATTTGAAACGTTCTACGCTCCACTGGAGGAGCTGGAGATTATTCCGGGGGAGGCGCTCTACCATCAAGGGCGTGAAATTAACCTTCTGTACCGTCTCTATCCTCTGGAGTATCTGATCGATGATCGAGATGAAACGACGGGGGTGGACATCGGTGCAGCGCTGCTTGGGCTGGTACAGGATGGGCGCTTAGGGCTGATGAATCCTGCACAGCATGTGCTGATGCAGAGCAAGGGCTTCATGGCTGCGATCTGGTCGCTCTATGAACGCAATGAACAAACCCCCGAATATTGCGGGTTTCGGCTGTTTAACGATGCAGAGTTGGCTGCGATCTCCCGGTATCTGCTACCTACCTATTTTGAAGCTGGACCATTTGAATTAAGTGCGATGCCTTATGTGGCCAAAAGTTATTGGGGCCGCGAAGGTCGGGGCACCTCGCTGCTGGGTGAGGAGTCGGTTCATAATGCTGGCCAAACTGATGTCTCTAATCAGCTGGACGTCCACATAAAATCCAATATAACAGCTGAAATGCACGAAGATGAAGAGATTGCAGCCTATTATAATAACCAGCCTAAAATTTATCAGCAGCTGGTTCCGATGGAGCAAGCTGTGATTCAGACAGAGGATGGCGAGTACAGCGGCTATTTGCTTACAGGGGTGTTTGTCATTGGTGGACGCTTTGCCGGAGTGCTGCCCCGGATCGGGGAGAAGGTCACCGGAGATATGGCCTATTATTGTGCGGCTGTGGTCAATGAACGGATGGAAGATGAGGAGGAGAAATAA
- the abc-f gene encoding ribosomal protection-like ABC-F family protein, translating into MMMISAQQLTQYHGAHLVLDGITFEIMEGDKVALIGRNGSGKTTLMRLLARLSQPDEGQLMIKKDTRIGYVAQVPEGMDDYTVLDVLSLGFRELMACRSQMNDMEQQMSDPDCAADPDQLERLLKRYAALQDHFEREGGYEMDARIDQVADGLDIAKEHYGWRFGSLSGGEQTRVVLASQLIVRPDLLLLDEPTNHLDLERVEWLEGFLREYTGTIVLISHDRYFLDRVASRTLELEDGEAQTSAGGYTEYMKVKEQRLLQQFEAFKEQQKVIKKMKETIRQLEEWGRVGGNEKFFRRAASMRKAIERMEQVKRPVLERRNADFDVRPTDRTGKRVAVIEQVEKAYGERQILRGVSGLLEYGDKIALIGRNGSGKTTLFKLLLGEEQPSAGNLEWGARVDVGYLAQQEEPSNPKLNVLEYFRLEAGVEEGEARGILARYLFYGADVFRSVGQLSGGEWTRLRLALLVQRKPNVLLLDEPTNHLDIASREALEDSLVDFEGTVLAISHDRYFVNRLASRVWELENGRMTAYLGDYEAYREKKLDLQAHAAAANQATAGAEASPRGTAAGAGSGVSSHGTAAAAGSGKLNNPSFFQAGNTGKSRDSERTAEKLEQVMAHLETRLRELDQQLETVANDPLALEQMWNEREQLSAEYNELLAQWAEL; encoded by the coding sequence ATGATGATGATTAGCGCACAACAACTGACCCAATACCACGGAGCACATTTGGTGCTGGACGGCATTACGTTTGAAATTATGGAAGGCGACAAGGTCGCCTTGATCGGCCGCAACGGAAGCGGCAAAACGACATTAATGCGGCTGTTGGCACGACTGAGCCAGCCAGATGAAGGACAATTGATGATCAAGAAGGATACACGAATCGGTTACGTGGCTCAGGTGCCGGAGGGAATGGATGATTACACGGTACTGGATGTGCTGAGTCTTGGATTCAGGGAGCTTATGGCGTGCCGGAGTCAAATGAATGATATGGAGCAGCAGATGTCCGATCCAGACTGTGCAGCCGATCCAGATCAATTGGAGCGATTGCTGAAACGCTATGCAGCGCTGCAAGACCATTTTGAGCGTGAGGGTGGATACGAAATGGATGCCCGGATCGATCAGGTGGCGGACGGTCTGGATATTGCGAAGGAGCATTACGGATGGCGTTTTGGTTCGTTGTCTGGTGGTGAACAGACCCGGGTTGTGCTGGCTTCACAGCTAATTGTAAGGCCTGATCTGTTATTGCTGGATGAGCCGACCAACCACCTTGATCTGGAGCGGGTGGAATGGCTGGAAGGATTTTTGAGAGAGTACACAGGCACGATTGTCCTGATCTCACATGATCGCTACTTTTTGGACCGTGTAGCATCCCGGACGTTGGAGCTGGAAGATGGAGAAGCGCAGACGTCAGCTGGTGGTTATACGGAATATATGAAAGTGAAGGAACAACGACTGCTGCAGCAATTCGAGGCGTTCAAGGAGCAGCAGAAGGTGATCAAAAAAATGAAAGAAACGATCCGCCAACTGGAAGAATGGGGCCGAGTCGGGGGCAATGAAAAGTTCTTCCGGCGTGCGGCTTCCATGCGTAAAGCAATCGAACGGATGGAACAGGTGAAGCGCCCGGTACTGGAGCGGCGTAACGCCGACTTCGATGTACGTCCTACAGACCGTACGGGAAAACGTGTGGCTGTGATAGAACAAGTCGAAAAGGCTTATGGAGAACGCCAGATTCTGCGCGGTGTCTCGGGATTACTTGAATATGGCGACAAAATTGCCCTTATTGGACGCAATGGTTCAGGCAAAACAACGTTGTTCAAGCTGCTGTTGGGCGAGGAACAACCAAGTGCAGGTAACCTGGAGTGGGGTGCGCGTGTAGATGTTGGCTATCTGGCCCAGCAGGAGGAGCCTTCCAATCCGAAGCTGAATGTGCTGGAGTACTTCCGTCTGGAAGCGGGCGTGGAAGAAGGAGAAGCACGCGGCATTTTGGCCCGATATCTATTCTATGGAGCAGATGTATTTCGCTCGGTAGGACAGTTATCTGGTGGGGAATGGACACGGCTAAGGCTGGCACTGCTGGTGCAGCGCAAGCCGAATGTGCTGCTGCTGGATGAACCGACCAACCATCTGGATATTGCTTCAAGGGAAGCACTCGAAGATTCGCTGGTTGATTTTGAGGGCACGGTGCTTGCCATTTCCCATGATCGTTACTTCGTCAATCGACTCGCTTCCCGTGTGTGGGAACTGGAGAATGGGCGGATGACTGCTTATCTTGGAGATTATGAAGCCTATCGGGAGAAGAAGCTTGATCTGCAAGCCCACGCAGCCGCGGCAAATCAGGCTACAGCAGGAGCCGAGGCGTCACCCCGGGGCACTGCCGCTGGGGCAGGATCAGGAGTTTCTTCTCACGGGACTGCGGCTGCGGCGGGATCAGGCAAGCTGAACAATCCATCCTTCTTCCAGGCTGGGAACACTGGAAAGAGCCGTGACAGCGAGCGTACTGCGGAGAAACTGGAGCAGGTCATGGCACACCTGGAGACCCGGCTCCGGGAACTGGATCAACAGCTCGAAACGGTGGCGAATGATCCGCTTGCTTTGGAACAGATGTGGAATGAGCGAGAGCAACTGTCGGCGGAATACAATGAACTGCTCGCCCAGTGGGCCGAATTATAA